The DNA segment CATCTTGCAGAAATATTATGATCCTTGATTAAAAGCTGTGTTTGATGTCAAAGgataattttacatttattttagcAGATCGAAGGAAAAAGAAATACGATACCGGAAAGGTTTTATCCAAGGAACAAATCAAGATACTTGAGATTGAGTATGAACGCAACCAATACATCAGCATAGATAGGCAAATACAATTGGCTGAGGAATTCAATGTGGACTTACGTGATATCAGAGAATGGTTTCTTGATCGTCTCGCAAATGACGAGTATAAAGCCAGAGAAAAAGCTAAGCTACGACCAAACTCAAATAACCTCAGCGAATACGCTTCGTCAAGCTCATCGTTGTTTACAACAGCGAAACCTCTGCCAAGACTTCAGCCTCTTGACTTCAGTAGATTAACTGCAAGTCCTGCAGCACATGCGACTGACTCTGGCTTAAATGACTTCTACGATGATCTTCTCCAATATCCGCACGTGGGCGGGGGTTTACCGCATAACCTTTACT comes from the Clavelina lepadiformis chromosome 5, kaClaLepa1.1, whole genome shotgun sequence genome and includes:
- the LOC143460972 gene encoding uncharacterized protein LOC143460972, which gives rise to MIKMSDRRKKKYDTGKVLSKEQIKILEIEYERNQYISIDRQIQLAEEFNVDLRDIREWFLDRLANDEYKAREKAKLRPNSNNLSEYASSSSSLFTTAKPLPRLQPLDFSRLTASPAAHATDSGLNDFYDDLLQYPHVGGGLPHNLYLKPQHYMTFPSLNGVGSKIMTSQGNSSRSGQAAVADTTPTSSQQNTTIQPQSSNQQRVLRKKEVQQSPNYSDFEKRKSAILLHLNSFTSKKLITKKKTIEGEHMLYHRQYFWISLCYLTVFTSLG